One Thermus sp. CCB_US3_UF1 DNA window includes the following coding sequences:
- a CDS encoding dihydroorotate dehydrogenase-like protein produces MDLRTTYLGLELEHPLVASASPLTEKLDGFLRLEDGGAAAIVMHSLFEEQVTLEEEILDHYLHYGHESYAEALSYFPKAHEYRLTPERHLDLLSRAKERLAIPVIASLNGVSRGGWVEYARLLEEAGADAIELNLYYIPTDPALSASEVEAMYLDTIRAVVEAVRVPVAVKVGHAFTAFAHFAKRVEATGAKALVLFNRFYQPDFDLESLSVVPTLTLSRPYEALLRLHWIALLYGRVGLELALTGGVHSGLEAAKGLLAGAQVVMMTSAVLERGPGHFRKVLEELKAFMEAKEYGSVAEMRGAMSYQKVAEPAALERANYLKVLGSYRLLP; encoded by the coding sequence ATGGACCTTCGGACCACGTACTTGGGCTTGGAGCTGGAGCATCCCTTGGTGGCCTCCGCCTCGCCCCTCACGGAGAAGCTGGACGGCTTCTTGCGTCTGGAGGACGGCGGGGCCGCGGCCATCGTCATGCACTCCCTCTTTGAGGAGCAGGTGACCCTCGAGGAAGAGATCCTGGACCACTACCTGCACTACGGCCACGAGAGCTACGCCGAGGCCCTGAGCTACTTCCCCAAGGCCCACGAGTACCGGCTCACCCCCGAGCGCCACCTGGACCTCCTCTCCCGGGCCAAGGAGCGGCTGGCTATCCCCGTCATCGCCAGCCTGAACGGGGTGAGCCGGGGGGGCTGGGTGGAGTACGCCCGGCTCCTGGAGGAGGCGGGGGCCGACGCCATTGAGCTCAACCTCTACTACATCCCCACGGATCCCGCCCTTTCGGCCTCGGAGGTGGAGGCCATGTACCTGGACACCATCCGGGCCGTGGTGGAGGCGGTGCGGGTCCCGGTGGCGGTCAAGGTGGGCCACGCCTTCACCGCCTTCGCCCACTTCGCCAAGCGGGTGGAGGCCACGGGGGCCAAGGCCCTGGTCCTCTTCAACCGCTTTTACCAGCCGGACTTTGACCTGGAAAGCCTTTCCGTGGTCCCCACCCTCACCCTTTCCCGGCCCTACGAGGCCCTCCTCCGCCTCCATTGGATCGCCCTCCTCTACGGCCGGGTGGGCCTGGAGCTGGCCCTTACGGGCGGGGTTCACTCGGGCCTCGAGGCGGCCAAGGGGCTTCTGGCCGGGGCCCAGGTGGTCATGATGACCTCCGCGGTCCTGGAAAGGGGCCCCGGGCACTTCCGCAAGGTCTTGGAGGAGCTCAAGGCCTTCATGGAGGCCAAGGAGTACGGGAGCGTGGCCGAGATGCGGGGGGCCATGAGCTACCAAAAGGTGGCGGAGCCCGCCGCCTTGGAGCGGGCCAACTACCTCAAGGTTCTGGGCTCGTACCGCCTTCTTCCCTAA